In the genome of Manis javanica isolate MJ-LG chromosome 17, MJ_LKY, whole genome shotgun sequence, one region contains:
- the LOC108389400 gene encoding vomeronasal type-1 receptor 4-like, which translates to MPLRVWPSKQCRLRSTYLIIKNLLVANSLVLFSCGVQCTVRSFGWFHALGDSGCRFSPYVRGVAEGVSTGTTCLLSVFQAVTMSPRNPGGQSLSQSSQDHRSFCFPGLDPGNADSVFTAPRSFPDIVCLGLMLGASSCTVSILHRHKPRVQHIRTANVALRSSPESRATRSILLLVSTLVCFYTLSAILQSFLSVTENPCWFLLDTNTVYFRFLAPPPGLGERNLVPWTNGKREVGGSSLVRTNETRVLSEERGQ; encoded by the exons ATGCCCCTGCGTGTGTGGCCATCCAAGCA GTGTAGGCTAAGGTCCACATATTTGATTATCAAGAACCTGCTTGTAGCCAATTCCTTGGTCCTGTTCTCTTGTGGAGTCCAATGTACAGTAAGATCTTTCGGGTGGTTTCATGCTCTCGGTGATTCGGGATGCAGATTTTCCCCCTACGTTCGCGGGGTGGCCGAGGGCGTGTCCACCGGCACCACCTGCCTCCTGAGCGTCTTCCAGGCCGTCACCATGAGCCCCAGGAATCCAGGCGGACAGAGCTTGTCACAGAGCTCCCAGGATCAtcgttccttctgttttcctgggCTGGATCCTGGCAATGCTG ACTCAGTCTTCACAGCACCGCGGTCATTCCCTGACATTGTGTGTTTGGGGCTCATGCTCGGGGCCTCCAGCTGCACAGTGTCCATCCTGCACAGGCACAAGCCGCGGGTCCAGCACATCCGTACAGCCAATGTTGCCCTCAGATCCTCCCCTGAGTCCAGGGCAACCAGAAGCATCCTCCTCCTGGTGAGCACCTTGGTCTGTTTCTACACCCTTTCTGCCATCCTTCAGTCTTTTCTGTCTGTTACTGAAAATCCCTGCTGGTTCCTGCTGGACACCA ATACCGTGTACTTCCGTTTCCTTGCCCCGCCTCCTGGACTCGGCGAGCGTAATCTCGTCCCTTGGACCAATGGCAAACGGGAAGTGGGCGGGAGTTCGCTTGTCCGGACCAACGAAACGCGGGTCCTCTCAGAGGAGCGCGGCCAATGA